A genomic region of Fusarium falciforme chromosome 4, complete sequence contains the following coding sequences:
- a CDS encoding PDCD2-C domain-containing protein, with protein MASYDSDSSDGGEFEETNVLLGYASKDAEEDTISKLGGHPEWLNPESAPSAAYARCKVCKDLMALILQLNGELPERFPEHERRLYVFACRRETCRRKEGSIRALRGVRVWKEEAPKQEPKEEKKEETKEPENKGPGLGETLFGAKGLGSASGANPFSSGGANPFSSSSNPFSSGAPANPFSSSSSQPAKPASPEPATTTLTKTFAESLNIKDAPATPPPAAEPWPALDARTKPYPTLYLADADYETLDPTPSKVPTNARLEDADAAEPSVLDREAFESSMDATFQKFADRLAQNPDQVIRYEFAGTPLLYSKKDAVGEALTKGAIPRCNNCTARRVFEVQLTPNAIAELEADDLSLEGMEWGTIIVGVCEKDCSPRGTPVGEPGYVEEWAGVQWEELSKGK; from the exons ATGGCTTCATACGATTCCGATTCCTCGGACGGCGGCGAGTTTGAGGAGACGAATGTCCTCCTGGGGTATGCCTccaaggatgccgaggaagacACCATCAGCAAACTCGGTGGCCATCCT GAATGGCTAAACCCCGAGAGCGCACCCAGCGCAGCCTATGCACGATGCAAGGTCTGCAAGGACCTCATGGCCCTGATCCTTCAGCTTAACGGCGAACTACCTGAGCGATTCCCCGAGCACGAGCGACGTCTTTATGTCTTTGCCTGTCGTCGAGAGACCTGTCGGCGCAAGGAGGGCAGCATTCGCGCCTTGCGCGGTGTGAGAGTATGGAAGGAGGAAGCACCTAAGCAAgagcccaaggaggagaagaaggaagagacaAAGGAACCGGAGAACAAGGGTCCCGGCTTGGGAGAGACGCTGTTTGGAGCCAAGGGCCTTGGAAGTGCCTCTGGCGCAAACCCCTTCTCCAGCGGCGGCGCGAATCCcttcagctcctcaagcAACCCCTTTAGTTCCGGGGCGCCAGCGAAccctttctcttcctcttcttcacagCCCGCAAAGCCTGCATCACCAGAACCAGCCACCACCACACTCACAAAGACCTTTGCCGAGTCCCTCAACATCAAGGACGCACCGGCAACACCTCCTCCCGCCGCTGAACCCTGGCCCGCGCTGGACGCCCGGACAAAGCCTTATCCCACCCTCTACCTCGCCGACGCAGATTACGAGACACTCGACCCCACGCCTAGCAAGGTCCCGACCAACGCTCGACTTGAGGATGCTGACGCTGCGGAGCCCTCTGTGCTGGATCGTGAGGCCTTCGAGTCCTCCATGGACGCCACCTTCCAGAAGTTTGCGGACCGTCTGGCGCAGAACCCGGATCAGGTTATCCGTTATGAGTTTGCGGGCACGCCGCTGCTTTACTCCAAGAAGGACGCTGTTGGCGAGGCTCTGACAAAGGGTGCTATTCCTCGGTGCAACAACTGTACCGCCAGGAGGGTGTTTGAAGTCCAACTGACACCGAATGCCATCGCTGAGCTGGAGGCGGATGATCTGAGCCTGGAGGGTATGGAATGGGGGACTATTATCGTGGGCGTGTGCGAGAAGGACTGCTCGCCGCGTGGCACACCGGTGGGAGAGCCTGGATATGTAGAAGAGTGGGCTGGCGTACAGTGGGAGGAGTTGTCCAAGGGCAAGTAA
- a CDS encoding MYND-type zinc finger protein samB, which yields MLTPTVANKIGFFYAAGNTPATSLTRCVPQGQDATILSLGCGDLRNILYTAYTEKGLPSRKLDFTCCDYDDKIVARNVFLLSFLLDGDCKLSSDKLWDAYYHLFVDSETAASVLQQATKLVSMSKNLEDWNKNIYGRAIKFCDADTLRDARRVWIVIKDAAEKCQAGTYWKAFEEKVQPSRDCRDGMLGEEGINITAMRSAAPLSLQAGPKLWEMSQQYWKDGTVTPKGADENTPNPLLASLLSEDQLLHYGTDPILGFHLATGYAPLTESSPLKPQNPVEGFPATAAARTQFNEWIAAFKSDFRKNVVIRFAISDALTLCHSLQTAAAAGKSANLYRRVWDARPLTLDIKEYGKAGPGPKTFDMIDTSNLSDHIGALNLLIAAGPLLKDEPWATLFTELLIKRQGTLQNAFQQLICGHAPTISLLLGFSPVQYWTNAKAESHVDEVFLGLMNKGAQRDTQVRSRLAWKRDTQFSGQVRHGKLHIEAKQLVKLLSPLYDYMFEAENVSKALENAQSRISTYTHFIRTSFAAFIKVVMNRVATDWPTMCSTLVDTIAQDHRFYLASNGMQDLCLQLHLHGVNTEPWMLQENRKLPENGTFNLWKSLPPAVAVTVVVPRSQIARLYKHDNEQLRLASPPLVGSVRSSHDAPEAWQNIFGDIHIVFGNIKTSKLPNEDDFQVTVEPDKDGWAGDSPLIASFYVPTSTLQNEPNTALAGVCVPPTGQNSVIFGPILGMNMTVFETQLDDRSQVFVTKYLPGQTGYPLICSALKPLDKEANPGQNDKTTKLMVDVAPSESKITTITGHLDITSTKGKTLLKEKVPIELLQENPFVIDIVFGKNKLVCPVKFPVPVTKTGIRSRVARTTGYIEVIAPLAEPAVSEELFNLVYPVEISSSGVPATLNTPHFNLDNLPIIDLRNKEKTRWMTTLTSLQFSTREKHLREVRDDSGISDNPVVNLKESIFTMFMLASGLQGGQTGLFAITHPDRGGIHMLVFVSAIRLDGDAASVVLDAAIIPFTMDLVESGRMEAFLLILRTLECASITVNDAELALWKNVLPSFVERCRTWPHGRKCEYKRKGATIPLSLKDGEQVICSCGNGRLPKDFMSLPEWDSAAPNAVRVAISPTYAVPFVEEVIDASEMPSMEQVTSPKERCRNCGKPESDSVTLKKCMRCQRVKYCSGECQKKDWRKHRGECDES from the exons ATGCTGACTCCTACCGTCGCCAACAAGATCGGCTTCTTTTACGCCGCTGGCAACACCCCGGCAACCAGCCTGACGAGATGTGtgccccaaggccaagatgccaCCATCTTGTCCTTAGGCTGCGGTGACTTGCGCAACATCTTGTATACCGCATACACGGAGAAAGGGCTTC CATCGAGAAAGCTCGACTTTACTTGCTGTGATTATGATGACAAGATCGTCG CTCGCAatgtctttcttctttccttTCTCCTTGACGGAGATTGTAAATTGAGCAGTGACAAGCTATGGGATGCTTATTATCATCTCTTCGTGGATAGTGAGACGGCTGCTTCTGTGCTCCAGCAAGCCACCAAGTTGGTCTCCATGTCGAAGAACCTCGAGGACTGGAACAAGAACATCTACGGCAGAGCCATCAAGTTTTGCGATGCCGACACTCTCAGGGATGCCCGCCGCGTATGGATCGTCATCAAAGATGCTGCAGAGAAGTGCCAGGCCGGCACCTACTGGAAGGCGTTTGAGGAGAAGGTCCAGCCCTCTCGGGACTGTCGTGATGGGATGCTCGGTGAGGAGGGCATAAACATCACCGCTATGCGTTCTGCTGCTCCCCTCTCTCTGCAGGCTGGACCCAAGCTCTGGGAGATGTCTCAGCAGTATTGGAAGGACGGCACTGTTACGCCCAAAGGAGCCGATGAGAATACTCCGAACCCGCTGCTTGCCTCGCTCCTTTCAGAGGACCAGCTCTTGCATTACGGGACTGACCCGATTCTGGGCTTCCACCTAGCTACGGGCTATGCTCCTCTCACCGAGTCATCGCCGCTAAAGCCTCAGAACCCCGTCGAGGGGTTCCCTGCTACGGCTGCTGCCCGAACTCAGTTCAACGAGTGGATCGCCGCGTTCAAGTCTGACTTTAGGAAGAACGTTGTTATTCGCTTTGCTATTTCGGATGCCCTGACTCTCTGCCACAGCTTGCAGACCGCAGCTGCAGCTGGAAAGTCGGCTAACCTCTACCGACGAGTCTGGGACGCCCGTCCGTTGACCTTGGATATCAAGGAATATGGCAAAGCTGGCCCAGGACCCAAGACCTTCGATATGATCGACACCTCGAACCTGAGTGATCATATCGGTGCCCTGAATCTTCTCATCGCAGCGGGCCCTCTGCTCAAGGATGAGCCGTGGGCGACCCTATTCACTGAGTTGTTGATCAAGCGACAAGGCACCCTTCAAAATGCCTTTCAGCAGCTCATCTGTGGACATGCACCTACTATCTCGCTTCTGCTTGGCTTCAGCCCGGTTCAGTACTGGACCAACGCCAAGGCCGAATCGCACGTCGATGAGGTATTCCTGGGTCTCATGAACAAAGGGGCTCAGAGGGATACCCAGGTCCGAAGTCGACTTGCCTGGAAGCGCGATACCCAGTTCTCTGGCCAGGTGCGTCATGGTAAGCTGCACATCGAAGCGAAGCAGCTTGTCAAGCTTCTATCACCGCTGTACGACTACATGTTTGAGGCCGAGAATGTCTCCAAGGCCCTGGAGAACGCCCAGAGTCGGATCAGTACTTACACGCACTTTATCCGTACAAGCTTTGCTGCCTTTATCAAGGTTGTGATGAACCGAGTTGCTACAGACTGGCCGACTATGTGTTCAACTTTGGTCGACACGATTGCCCAGGATCACAGATTCTACCTGGCCAGCAACGGCATGCAGGACCTGTGCCTTCAGCTTCACCTTCACGGAGTCAACACCGAGCCCTGGATGCTACAGGAAAACAGGAAGCTGCCAGAGAACGGAACATTCAACCTCTGGAAGTCTCTTCCTCCAGCGGTTGCCGTCACCGTGGTGGTCCCGAGAAGCCAAATTGCTCGGCTGTATAAGCACGACAACGAACAGCTTAGACTCGCGTCGCCACCACTTGTCGGATCGGTTAGGTCGAGTCATGACGCGCCCGAGGCATGGCAGAACATCTTTGGAGACATCCATATTGTGTTTGGGAACATCAAGACGTCTAAGCTGCCCAACGAGGATGACTTCCAGGTCACTGTCGAACCAGACAAGGATGGCTGGGCAGGCGACTCCCCTTTGATCGCATCCTTCTACGTACCCACGTCGACGCTGCAAAATGAGCCCAACACAGCCTTGGCTGGCGTCTGTGTCCCACCGACCGGTCAGAACTCCGTGATCTTTGGACCAATTCTCGGCATGAACATGACTGTCTTTGAGACGCAGCTGGATGACAGATCTCAAGTCTTTGTGACGAAGTACCTGCCTGGACAAACCGGTTACCCATTGATTTGCAGTGCTCTCAAGCCTCTTGACAAGGAAGCGAACCCGGGCCAGAATGATAAGACGACGAAGCTCATGGTTGATGTTGCACCTTCCGAGTCTAAGATCACCACTATTACTGGCCACTTGGACATCACATCGACCAAGGGTAAGACGCTCCTGAAGGAAAAGGTTCCTATTGAGCTGCTCCAGGAGAACCCTTTCGTCATCGACATCGTCTTTGGGAAGAACAAGCTGGTGTGCCCTGTGAAGTTCCCAGTGCCCGTAACCAAGACGGGTATCAGGTCACGCGTAGCTCGAACCACGGGCTACATCGAAGTGATTGCACCGTTGGCTGAGCCTGCGGTATCTGAAGAGCTCTTTAATCTTGTCTACCCTGTGGAAATATCTTCCTCTGGTGTCCCAGCTACCCTCAACACACCGCatttcaacctcgacaatCTTCCAATCATTGATCTGCGGAACAAGGAGAAGACACGTTGGATGACCACGCTCACCTCTCTGCAATTCTCGACCCGAGAGAAGCATCTGCGCGAGGTTAGAGACGACAGCGGAATTTCGGATAACCCAGTTGTCAACCTGAAGGAATCAATCTTTACCATGTTCATGCTCGCCTCGGGTCTTCAGGGAGGCCAGACAGGTCTGTTTGCCATCACCCACCCCGATCGAGGAGGCATTCACATGTTGGTCTTTGTGTCCGCCATTAGGCTCGATGGAGACGCTGCTTCGGTCGTTCTCGATGCTGCCATCATCCCCTTCACCATGGACCTCGTTGAGTCTGGTCGGATGGAAGCCTTCCTTTTGATACTTCGAACGCTCGAGTGTGCCTCAATCACTGTGAATGACGCTGAGCTGGCCCTTTGGAAGAATGTTCTGCCGTCGTTCGTGGAGCGATGCCGAACTTGGCCCCACGGCCGTAAGTGCGAGTACAAGAGAAAGGGGGCCACCATCCCGTTGAGCCTGAAGGATGGCGAGCAGGTCATCTGCTCGTGCGGTAACGGTCGCCTCCCCAAGGACTTTATGTCTCTCCCTGAGTGGGACAGCGCGGCTCCCAATGCCGTCCGTGTTGCAATCAGTCCGACGTATGCGGTTCCTTTCGTTGAAGAGGTCATTGATGCTTCTGAGATGCCCAGCATGGAACAAGTAACTTCGCCAAAGGAGCGATGCAGAAACTGCGGAAAGCCCGAGAGTGATAGCGTGACGCTGAAGAAGTGTATGCGCTGCCAGAGGGTCAAGTATTGTTCAGGAGAGTGCCAGAAGAAGGACTGGAGGAAGCACCGTGGGGAGTGTGATGAGTCTTAG
- a CDS encoding N-acetyltransferase domain-containing protein: MPAMLDDPASPTIYRVSGQPPYPDPNSPGFPADIVPRQVTLRDRQTVATIVPFASRHQVPESLLAYLCDQINKEIEGGDTYPMMEPFAADKFAAYWFQNFGAIMLLGNVERAEDVVEGKDWSRECLGSFYIKPNYPGRSSHVCNAGFLVTDASRNRGVGRLMGEAYLDWAPRLGYTYSVFNLVYETNVASCRIWDALGFKRIGRVKGCGNLRSYPGQLIDAIIYGRDLAPRESEELVSEERFDKIKFYLKYGEYPNGADRAEKSRLRSAATHYKLLDGDKLMLKDKEVISDPARQFEIARRVHNQQHGGINKTTATIAEKYHWSRIKETVSDVIRSCVDCKELGKTPNPGGARKSASANNHGAGRRSGAGAVGGSDPQIQAASPPSQVLPLQDHSMMSTLSQQPSPDHTPSPYANPADISLIAPPHSLQGNSIDHTLHSHQHHHTLPQQHHPAHHQHNPHQHPHHNPMLQDPPGHHSHDHSVYQPIDPQIINQASPHDLAPFDQYHSPADFQALLNATEDVVPTEPDAVDRDLEMLIEHQDDDDVVDGTVSMSGIGMGVGTGTDDRLEHKERSLYDVGFGGTGG, encoded by the coding sequence ATGCCGGCCATGCTCGATGATCCGGCGAGCCCCACTATCTACCGGGTCTCAGGCCAACCCCCGTACCCGGATCCGAACAGTCCCGGCTTCCCGGCCGATATCGTGCCCCGGCAGGTCACCCTCCGAGACCGTCAGACCGTCGCCACCATTGTCCCCTTTGCGTCAAGGCACCAGGTCCCGGAGTCGCTGCTCGCGTACTTGTGTGACCAGATCaacaaggagattgagggcGGCGATACGTACCCCATGATGGAGCCGTTCGCCGCCGACAAGTTCGCTGCTTACTGGTTCCAGAACTTTGGTGCCATTATGCTTCTTGGAAACGTCGAGCGGGCCGAGGATGTagtcgagggcaaggactGGTCCCGGGAATGCCTGGGAAGCTTCTACATCAAGCCCAACTACCCTGGCCGCAGCAGCCATGTGTGCAATGCTGGCTTCCTCGTCACTGACGCTTCGCGTAACCGTGGTGTCGGTCGTCTGATGGGTGAGGCGTACTTGGACTGGGCTCCACGCCTCGGCTACACCTACAGCGTCTTCAATCTCGTCTACGAGACCAATGTGGCCTCGTGCCGCATCTGGGACGCCCTGGGCTTCAAGCGCATCGGACGGGTCAAGGGGTGCGGCAACCTGAGGAGCTATCCGGGACAGCTCATCGACGCCATCATCTACGGGCGGGATCTGGCTCCGCGTGAAAGCGAGGAACTCGTGAGTGAAGAGCGTttcgacaagatcaagttcTACCTCAAGTACGGCGAGTACCCGAACGGCGCTGACCGAGCCGAAAAAAGCAGGCTCCGCAGCGCGGCGACGCACTATAAgctcctcgacggcgacaaGCTCATGCTCAAGGATAAGGAGGTGATATCCGACCCGGCCCGCCAGTTTGAGATTGCCCGTCGTGTTCATAACCAGCAACACGGGGGCATCAACAAGACCACCGCCACCATTGCTGAGAAGTACCACTGGAGCCGCATCAAGGAGACGGTTAGCGACGTCATCCGAAGTTGCGTCGATTGCAAGGAGTTGGGCAAGACACCTAATCCAGGTGGTGCAAGGAAGTCTGCGTCTGCGAATAACCATGGTGCTGGACGAAGATCGGGTGCCGGCGCAGTTGGTGGGAGTGATCCTCAAATACAAGCAGCGAGTCCGCCGAGTCAAGTGCTGCCGCTACAAGATCATAGCATGATGTCGACGCTATCACAGCAACCAAGTCCAGATCATACTCCAAGTCCTTATGCTAACCCTGCCGACATCTCTCTCATCGCGCCCCCTCACTCTCTACAGGGCAACTCGATCGACCATACGCTTCACTCacaccagcatcatcataCACTTCCTCAACAGCATCATCCTGCTCACCATCAACATAATCCACATCAACATCCGCACCATAACCCCATGCTACAGGATCCTCCCGGCCACCACTCTCACGACCACTCCGTCTACCAGCCCATCGACCCGCAAATCATCAACCAGGCCTCACCGCATGACCTCGCGCCTTTTGACCAGTACCACTCACCAGCTGACTTTCAAGCCTTGCTCAACGCTACCGAGGACGTCGTACCTACCGAACCTGACGCAGTCGATCGTGATCTTGAGATGCTGATAGAGCAccaggatgacgacgacgttgTGGACGGGACGGTGAGCATGAGTGGCATAGGCATGGGTGTCGGGACAGGGACGGATGATAGGCTGGAACACAAGGAGAGGAGCTTGTATGATGTTGGGTTTGGGGGAACAGGGGGTTAA
- a CDS encoding Eukaryotic translation initiation factor 3 subunit K, with product MNGEDPPERPNEIADIINGLERYNPEAVGALETYLQDQCEQKFTDCNANRTLLKLYQLNPDRIKDEVITNILVKTMTQFPSSQFSLALHLINPSSVVTGDLGEAITKLRSLNGELEGAQYARFWADLDDDMVADLIADIPDFEDLIRHRIAHLVSQAFRELKLSHLESWLGLDNEEATKKFVTEVAGWSVEDDGTVKVPSNPDNEAKKAEIREDVSVEQFSRVLRRAWEDTV from the exons ATGAACGGAGAAGACCCGCCTGAGCGACCCAACGAGATCGCCGACATCATCAACGGCCTCGAGCGATACAACCCCGAGGCTGTCGGCGCTCTCGAGACGTACCTGCAGGACCAATGCGAGCAAAAGTTCACTGACTGCAATGCCAACCGGACGCTGCTGAAGCT CTACCAGCTCAACCCCGACCGCATCAAGGATgaggtcatcaccaacatcctGGTCAAGACCATGACCCAGTTCCCCTCGTCGCAGTTCTCTCTCGCCCTCCACCTCATCAACCCCTCATCCGTCGTCACTGGCGACCTCGGcgaggccatcaccaagctccGCTCCCTCAACGGCGAGCTCGAGGGTGCTCAGTACGCCCGCTTCTGGgccgacctcgacgacgacatggtTGCCGACCTGATCGCCGACATCCCCGACTTTGAGGACCTCATCCGCCACCGCATCGCCCACCTCGTCTCACAAGCCTTCCGCgagctcaagctcagccACCTCGAGTCGTGGCTGGGTCTCGATAACGAGGAGGCGACTAAGAAGTTCGTCACCGAGGTTGCTGGCTGGTCTGTTGAGGACGACGGTACCGTCAAGGTGCCCTCGAACCCTGACaatgaggccaagaaggccgagatcCGCGAGGACGTGTCCGTGGAGCAGTTCTCCAGGGTGCTCCGGCGGGCATGGGAAGACACCGTTTAG
- a CDS encoding DNA ligase: protein MPSPTKKRKLNNGTQSAVPARGLEYFFSKQRQNGSASDKTPEAQDKDEAARDAPENLTDEELARKLQAEWDQEVANERQADQTGTRSTPSEQNGSRSRDESPAVSELKPPKALPTMLKPSASGDPKKPTLGLQSAGMAEDTVSTSIPLDESPLTFEPSKYIPQLKEHWASEGGNASYALLTRCFVLISGTTSRIKIVDTLVNCLRVLIEGDPTSLLPAVWLATNSISPPYISLELGLGGSAISKALRNVCGLDSKSLKAIYDKHGDAGDVAFEAKRKQSFTLRKPKPLTIKAVYQSLVKIANSQGQGSGEVKQRLVDRLLQDARGGEESRFIVRTLCQHLRIGAVKTTMLIALSRAFLLSRPPETDFPLRSASELSKLKKEELAEIWGRGEELVKACFARRPNYDDLVPVLLEIGISEELLIRCGIALHIPLRPMLGSITRDLAEMLTKLQGRDFACEYKYDGQRAQIHCDEHGKVTIFSRHLELMTDKYPDLVELMPKIRGEGVDSFIMEGEVVAVDRATGELKNFQTLTNRARKEVAIGSITIDVCLFSFDLMYLNGQPLLDRPFRERRELLRSLFKEVPHHFTWVKSLDATSVDSETVLDFFKSATENKCEGIMVKILDNLLALPYAGDAEEQEPEKAEKPASKVKAKGKAKPKNTSGENGGETKTKSRRKPLLATYEPDKRLDSWLKVKKDYSSSFDTLDLIPVAAWHGQGRKSKWWSPILMACRNEETGALEAVCKCMSGFTDAFYKANREFYDDGEESGEPKNTRSQQPSFVEYSGPRPDVWFEPQEVWEMAFADITLSPTYTAAIGLVSEERGLSLRFPRFLKKREDKSLEEASTNDFLAGLFRKQEAKASSTKENNNGAEEVEEADEVEE from the exons ATGCCGAGCCcgaccaagaagcgcaagttGAACAATGGCACTCAGTCAGCTGTGCCTGCACGAGGGCTGGAATACTTCTTTTCCAAGCAAAGACAGAATGGTTCTGCTTCTGATAAAACCCCAGAGGCTCAGGATAAAGATGAGGCAGCGAGAGATGCCCCAGAGAATCTTACGGACGAGGAACTGGCCAGAAAACTTCAGGCTGAATGGGATCAAGAAGTTGCGAATGAACGACAGGCTGACCAGACGGGAACTcgttcaacaccaagcgaACAGAATGGGTCAAGATCCAGAGACGAAAGTCCTGCTGTTTCAGAGTTGAAGCCACCAAAAGCACTTCCGACAATGCTCAAGCCCAGTGCATCCGGAGACCCGAAGAAACCTACACTCGGTCTGCAGTCTGCTGGCATGGCCGAGGATACAGTTTCAACATCGATCCCCCTAGACGAGTCCCCTCTCACTTTTGAGCCATCCAAGTATATCCCCCAGCTCAAAGAACATTGGGCATCAGAAGGCGGCAACGCCTCCTACGCTCTGCTTACTCGCTGCTTCGTCTTGATTAGCGGAACAACAAGCCGCATAAAGATCGTGGACACGCTGGTCAATTGTCTGAGAGTGCTGATAGAAGGGGATCCGACAAGCCTACTGCCAGCG GTCTGGCTGGCGACTAATTCAATATCGCCTCCATACATCTCCCTAGAGCTGGGCTTGGGCGGGTCCGCCATATCGAAAGCGTTGCGGAACGTTTGCGGACTTGATAGCAAGTCGCTCAAAGCCATCTATGACAAACACGGCGACGCTGGAGACGTGGCTTTCGAAGCAAAGAGGAAACAGAGTTTCACTCTAAGGAAGCCAAAGCCGTTAACAATCAAGGCTGTGTATCAGTCTCTGGTCAAGATCGCCAacagccaagggcaaggtagCGGAGAAGTAAAGCAAAGACTGGTGGATCGGCTGCTCCAGGATGCCCGTGGCGGAGAAGAGAGCCGATTCATTGTGCGAACTCTATGTCAGCAT TTGCGTATTGGGGCAGTCAAAACAACAATGCTTATCGCCCTCTCAAGGGCCTTTCTTCTTTCGCGCCCTCCGGAAACAGATTTCCCCCTCAGATCAGCATCTGAGTTGTcaaagctcaagaaggaggaattgGCTGAGATCTGGGGCCGAGGTGAAGAACTCGTCAAGGCTTGCTTCGCCAGGCGTCCCAACTACGATGACCTAGTACCAGTTCTCCTCGAGATTGGCATCTCAGAAGAGCTGTTGATTCGTTGTGGCATTGCTCTACACATCCCACTCAGACCTATGCTGGGAAGCATCACACGGGACCTGGCTGAGATGCTCACAAAACTACAGGGAAGAGATTTTGCTTGTGAATACAAATATGATGGACAGCGAGCTCAGATTCACTGCGACGAACATGGAAAAGTCACAATTTTCTCTCGGCATCTGGAGCTGATGACAGACAAGTACCCCGACTTGGTTGAGTTGATGCCAAAGATCCGTGGTGAGGGTGTCGACAGCTTTATTATGGAAGGCGAAGTGGTGGCTGTCGATCGAGCAACCGGGGAGCTCAAGAACTTCCAGACTCTAACCAACCGAGCCAGGAAGGAAGTTGCCATCGGGAGCATCACTATTGACGTGTGTCTGTTTTCGTTTGATCTCATGTATCTGAATGGTCAGCCATTGCTGGACCGTCCATTTCGAGAACGACGGGAGCTTCTGCGGTCACTCTTCAAAGAGGTTCCTCACCACTTTACTTGGGTAAAGAGCCTTGATGCTACGTCAGTAGACTCAGAAACTGTCCTCGATTTCTTCAAATCTGCAACGGAGAACAAGTGTGAGGGAATAATGGTCAAGATTTTGGATAACCTGCTTGCATTACCATATGCTGGAGATgctgaggagcaggagccCGAAAAAGCTGAGAAGCCGGCATCAAAAGTTAAAGCGAAGGGAAAGGCCAAACCAAAGAACACTTCTGGTGAGAACGGAGGGGAAACAAAGACAAAGTCTCGCCGAAAGCCACTATTGGCTACGTATGAACCAGACAAGCGACTTGATTCGTGGCTCAAGGTCAAAAAGGACTACAGTTCCAGTTTCGACACTCTTGACCTCATCCCCGTTGCTGCTTGGCATGGACAGGGTCGCAAATCGAAGTGGTGGTCGCCTATTCTCATGGCTTGTCGCAATGAGGAGACGGGAGCCTTGGAAGCCGTATGCAAGTGCATGTCTGGTTTCACGGATGCCTTTTACAAGGCCAACAGAGAGTTTTacgatgatggagaggagaGCGGGGAGCCAAAGAATACAAGATCACAACAACCGAGCTTTGTGGAGTACTCAGGCCCAAGACCAGATGTCTGGTTTGAGCCTCAGGAGGTATGGGAGATGGCGTTTGCAGATATCACGCTCAGTCCGACTTATACAGCAGCAATTGGTTTAGTCAGTGAAGAGAGAGGGCTGAGTCTGCGGTTTCCGAGGTTCTTGAAAAAGAGAGAGGACAAGAGCCTGGAGGAGGCGAGCACAAATGATTTCTTGGCTGGACTGTTTCGGAAACAGGAAGCAAAGGCTTCGTCAACGAAAGAGAATAATAACGGGGCTGAGGAAGTGGAAGAGGCagacgaggttgaagagTGA